CGAGAAGCCGTCCGCCCCGATCACCGCGCCGGGATGGCAGATGAAGCGGTCGCCGATCGTCACCCGCGCCCCGATGCGCGCGCCCTGCAGGATCAGCGCATCGGCGCCGATGCGCGCGCCTTCGGCGACCGACACGTGGCTCGCGATCCGCGCCCGCGGGCCGATGCGCACACCCGCGCCGACCGTGACGAAGGGGCCGATGGCCGCGTCCTCGCCGACCTCGGCCGTCGGGTCCACGATGGCCATCGGATGGATGCCCGGGACGATCTGCGGGCCCGGGTCGAAGATCCGCGACAGGCCGGCCATGGCCAGCCGCCCTCGGGGGGCGAAGATCGCGGCCTCCAGCCCCATCGCCTGCCAGTCCGCGCCCTGCCACAGCATCGCCGCCCGCGCCGCGCCCTTCGACAGGCCCTCGGCATAGCGCGGGTCCATCGCAAGGGCCAGCGCGCCCGCCCCAGCCCCCGCAGGCTCGGCGGCATGGGTCACGACGAGATCAAGGTTCCCGCTGGCCTCGGCGCCGAGTGCCGAGGCGATGTCGCGAATGGTATGGCCCATGGGTGGCTGCTCCGGAGGCTGCGGCGGCTTCCTGCCGCCCGCTCCAGATCTAGCCCTGAACGGCGCCCGGCACCACCCCGGCCTCGGTCAGCGCGTCGAAGATCAGGGCATCGCGGCCGTAGATGTCGGGGCGATAGTTCATCCGCCCCGTGGGGCCGGCCCAGGCGGTGAAATAGACCAGATGGACCGGCACCGGTTTTTCCAGCCGGATCACGCTCTCCTTCCCGGTCTTCAGATGCGACTGGACCAGCCCTTCGGGGTCGTCGCTTTGCTTGGCCAGCAGCGCATGCGCGAAATCGAACGGCTGTCCCAGCCGGATGCAGCCGTGCGAAAAGGCCCGGACCTCGCGGTCGAACAGCGACTTCGACGGCGTGTCGTGCAGGTAGATGTTCCAG
This portion of the Rhodobacter sp. CZR27 genome encodes:
- the lpxD gene encoding UDP-3-O-(3-hydroxymyristoyl)glucosamine N-acyltransferase; this translates as MGHTIRDIASALGAEASGNLDLVVTHAAEPAGAGAGALALAMDPRYAEGLSKGAARAAMLWQGADWQAMGLEAAIFAPRGRLAMAGLSRIFDPGPQIVPGIHPMAIVDPTAEVGEDAAIGPFVTVGAGVRIGPRARIASHVSVAEGARIGADALILQGARIGARVTIGDRFICHPGAVIGADGFSFVTPEKSGVEEIRETLGERAEIRQQSWVRIHSLGSVSIADDVEIGANSTIDRGTIRDTSIGAGTKLDNLVHVGHNVQVGRDCLLCGQVGIAGSSRIGDRVVLGGQVGVSDNIFVGDDVVAGGATKIRTNAPAGRVLLGDPAVKMETQIEIQKAMRRLPRLAATVAALQKAVSLKGQSD